AGAAGTGGTGCACGAAGTGCTCGATCGCGGCGCGGAACTCCACGAAATCCACGCCTTCGTCGACCGCGAGTCCCTCGATCTGCTCGAAGGCGGGAGCGTGCGAGGGGTCGAAGGAGTCGCGCCGGTACGCGAGCCCCGGCACGACGACGCGGACGGGCGGCCGGAAGGCCTCCATCACGCGCGCCTGGACGGGCGAAGTGTGCGTCCGCAGCACGACATCCCTGTCCAGGTAGAAGGTGTCCATCATGTCCGCGGCAGGGTGATCGAGCGGGATGTTGAGCGCGGTGAAGTTGTACCACGTGGACTCGATCTCGGGGCCGAGCACGCTCGTGAAGCCGAGTTCGGCGAAGATCTCGCAGATCTCGTCGATGACCCGGGTCACCGGGTGCAGGCCGCCAACCCAGCGCCCGCGGGCGGGAAGGGTCAGGTCGATGCGGGCGCTCGGCCCGGCGGTGGCGCTCTCCAGCGCCTTCGCCCGCTCCTCGAGGGCGCCGCGCAGCACCGTCTTCACGGCGTTCGCGCGCTGACCGACGTCACGGCGGGCCGGGGGTTCGACGGTGCCGATGAGGGACATGACGTCAGCCAGCTGACCGTTACGGCCCAGGTATTCGACGCGGGCGGACTCGAGCGCGGCGGAGTCCGCGGCCTCCCCGATCGCGGTGAGCCCCTTCCCCTCGATAGCCGCGAGCCGATCGAGGAGAGACGCTCCGCCCGCGGTCATGGGCCGTGCGCTTTGGCCACCTCGACGAGCTTTGTAAAGGCGGCCGGATCCCGGATGGCGAGGTCCGCGAGCACCTTGCGGTTGAGGTCGACGCCGGCGCTCTTCAGCCCGCTGACGAACCGGGAATACGAGATACCGTTCTGCCGGGCCGCGGCGTTGATGCGGGCGATCCACAGGCGGCGAAAGTCGCGCTTCTTCCTGCGCCGGTCGACGTAGGCATAGGCCCAGCCGCGCTCGACGGAGTTCTTCGCCGTGCGATAGAGCTTGGACCGCGCCCCGAACTGGCCGCGGGCTTCCTTGAGGATCTTCTTCTTTCGACGGTTGCGTGCAACGCTGCTCGTCGCGCGTGGCATGACCGCACCTCCT
This genomic stretch from Candidatus Palauibacter scopulicola harbors:
- the pheS gene encoding phenylalanine--tRNA ligase subunit alpha, with product MTAGGASLLDRLAAIEGKGLTAIGEAADSAALESARVEYLGRNGQLADVMSLIGTVEPPARRDVGQRANAVKTVLRGALEERAKALESATAGPSARIDLTLPARGRWVGGLHPVTRVIDEICEIFAELGFTSVLGPEIESTWYNFTALNIPLDHPAADMMDTFYLDRDVVLRTHTSPVQARVMEAFRPPVRVVVPGLAYRRDSFDPSHAPAFEQIEGLAVDEGVDFVEFRAAIEHFVHHFFGPGTKSRFRPSFYPFTEPSAEVDVSCTVCAGSSCSTCKRTGWITIMGSGMVDPSVFEAVGYDPERYTGYAFGMGPARIAMVRHGIPDMRLLYEGEMSFLQQFA
- the rplT gene encoding 50S ribosomal protein L20, whose translation is MPRATSSVARNRRKKKILKEARGQFGARSKLYRTAKNSVERGWAYAYVDRRRKKRDFRRLWIARINAAARQNGISYSRFVSGLKSAGVDLNRKVLADLAIRDPAAFTKLVEVAKAHGP